In Thalassoglobus sp. JC818, a single window of DNA contains:
- a CDS encoding protein kinase, with translation MFEEADETISLTMMQELLLELQDYCDSGKDFSIMQMVESRTVLSNPRELLTDLVRHHYSMLKERQPDLSIEDYGSLFPDHAPWSGKLAGLSGSSMESQLDRERSEAVSIPLSGSDEGVTDFACGPLEDLPALMQSALYERMHRIKFKAGDFVIREGTHGDCLLVCVDGAATVSISSTDANPIELGSIFPGHVFGEMALMGTPTRTASVVADSDMTVLSLSSSDFHELCQRHPEFSNVMTMIVADRLGRRSHDALSTVTLEGYKINRRLGRGGMAVVYDAFQLESNRRVALKMMSHRLAIDANARDWFIREAEIIERFHHPGIPILYERFDAFATSFIAMEFLEGCSLSDVARIVGPLDEESVLRILAQLADALSYAHQEQIVHRDIKPSNCMLAPSGRVKLMDFGLSLPIFRGDDDRPIAAGTPAYISPEQMRGQICPAADWFSLGLVGFELATGKKAFRPKNMLQLSRQYFDYKPEQLLEALPSQFGDLCAVLKMMLSLDVDARGKAVDHLTDFRKPVDVEQWSCFQDDVRPSQDA, from the coding sequence ATGTTTGAAGAGGCTGACGAGACGATTTCCCTGACGATGATGCAAGAACTCCTGCTGGAATTGCAGGACTATTGTGATTCGGGAAAAGACTTTTCGATCATGCAGATGGTCGAATCGCGGACCGTGCTGAGCAATCCGCGTGAACTGCTCACTGATCTCGTTCGACACCATTACTCCATGCTGAAAGAGCGGCAGCCCGATCTATCAATTGAAGACTACGGTTCCCTCTTTCCGGATCATGCTCCGTGGTCAGGCAAACTGGCAGGTTTGTCGGGTTCCTCGATGGAATCTCAGCTGGACCGAGAGCGTTCAGAAGCTGTTTCGATTCCTCTCTCTGGTTCGGATGAAGGCGTCACAGATTTCGCCTGCGGCCCGCTCGAAGATCTTCCTGCACTGATGCAATCCGCTCTTTACGAGAGAATGCATCGCATCAAATTCAAGGCAGGGGATTTCGTGATTCGGGAAGGGACTCACGGAGACTGCCTGCTCGTTTGTGTCGACGGAGCAGCGACGGTGTCGATCTCATCGACCGACGCGAACCCAATCGAACTCGGCAGTATTTTTCCCGGACATGTTTTCGGAGAAATGGCGCTCATGGGGACGCCAACGCGAACAGCATCGGTTGTCGCCGACAGCGACATGACCGTCTTGAGTCTCAGTAGTTCTGACTTTCACGAACTGTGTCAGCGACACCCTGAGTTTTCCAACGTCATGACGATGATCGTGGCCGACAGGCTTGGCCGTCGCAGCCATGATGCACTTTCGACCGTCACGCTCGAAGGATACAAAATCAATCGACGTCTTGGCCGAGGCGGAATGGCGGTCGTGTACGATGCCTTTCAGCTGGAATCCAACCGTCGCGTCGCACTGAAGATGATGAGTCATCGTCTGGCGATTGATGCGAATGCCCGGGACTGGTTTATCCGCGAAGCGGAGATCATCGAGCGTTTTCATCATCCGGGAATTCCGATCCTGTACGAACGATTCGATGCGTTCGCGACATCTTTTATCGCGATGGAGTTTCTGGAAGGATGTTCGCTTTCCGACGTCGCCCGAATTGTTGGTCCGCTGGACGAAGAAAGCGTTCTCCGCATTCTCGCGCAACTCGCTGATGCACTGAGCTACGCACATCAGGAGCAGATTGTCCACCGCGACATCAAGCCGTCGAATTGCATGCTCGCTCCTTCGGGAAGGGTGAAGTTGATGGACTTTGGGCTTTCGCTGCCGATCTTTCGTGGAGACGACGATCGCCCCATCGCAGCGGGTACGCCGGCATACATTTCTCCGGAGCAGATGCGGGGACAGATTTGCCCAGCTGCGGACTGGTTCTCGCTTGGCCTCGTCGGATTTGAACTCGCAACCGGAAAGAAGGCTTTCCGTCCCAAGAATATGCTTCAGCTCAGTCGACAATACTTCGATTACAAACCGGAGCAGTTGCTGGAGGCTCTGCCTTCACAATTCGGTGATCTGTGCGCCGTCCTGAAGATGATGTTGTCGCTGGATGTCGACGCTCGCGGGAAAGCTGTTGATCATCTTACTGACTTCCGGAAACCGGTCGATGTCGAGCAGTGGTCCTGCTTCCAGGACGATGTCCGTCCGAGCCAAGACGCTTAA
- a CDS encoding multiheme c-type cytochrome produces the protein MDRPAKRIRGHRWTVLLLVAGWLGISFLVTGESIEDSAEAAPPVVRDNTLPYNKDWLEVHWVLRTKCSGCHRPNSGQHDFSTYEAVMADGEFSGEPIVIPGLPEESLLWKYVNWNHAFDPDSDAPERPDMPPDDKGEWLSKGQLETLHRWIESGALEYVLPPTCDTSPLLETDFVSARECAQCHPRQYEEWSRSMHAYAQHSPVFEAFTLTMVERTGGTIGTFCTRCHTPIGVSIGEDASMRNVHRSRISMEGVTCVVCHRLEKPFYKASGRLPVTPGLLRDGCMYGPFKDSVDPDGSGHPAEEAAHLTKSSFCGSCHDVTNPVGVRLEEAFSEWQNSPAAKQGISCQDCHMGPIPGVPVKACDRPFGKVAVVPGIDPDMLPDRPLSNHSFVGPDYSMLPDTEFPYKLDWMYETDYRDTKNLTPHQRETLTHLRVQNRKQLAKARNLRFELLKNAAEIRVEHPREANRHRKMKVHVDVVSKTAGHNFPTGFTAERQVWVELILVDPLGRTVFSSGDLDSNGDLRDEHSHEVEAGHLHWDRHLLNFQSKFTLLTVQGTERSVIIPVNRDLTPINVVRPNPAPAQSFGRPADFRVAKASLPPLDTMGNTYPIRLGDCAGPHRLRVRLNYRNLPPALFDKIGIPHLKHLIETVVIDEYESVIDVR, from the coding sequence GTGGATCGGCCAGCGAAGAGGATTCGTGGCCACCGCTGGACCGTGTTGCTGTTGGTCGCTGGCTGGCTGGGGATTTCGTTTCTGGTAACCGGAGAGTCGATCGAAGATTCTGCGGAAGCCGCACCGCCGGTCGTGCGCGACAACACCCTGCCCTACAACAAAGACTGGCTCGAAGTCCATTGGGTTCTCAGAACAAAGTGCAGCGGGTGTCATCGTCCCAACTCCGGACAGCATGACTTTTCGACATACGAAGCCGTCATGGCTGATGGTGAGTTCAGCGGGGAGCCGATTGTCATCCCCGGACTTCCTGAAGAGTCGCTGCTCTGGAAGTACGTGAACTGGAACCACGCTTTCGATCCTGATTCCGATGCTCCGGAACGTCCGGACATGCCGCCTGATGACAAGGGCGAATGGCTCTCCAAAGGGCAACTGGAAACGCTTCATCGTTGGATCGAATCGGGAGCGCTCGAATACGTGCTTCCGCCAACTTGCGATACGAGTCCACTTCTCGAGACCGATTTCGTCTCCGCTCGTGAATGTGCTCAGTGCCATCCTCGGCAGTACGAGGAGTGGTCCCGGTCCATGCATGCATACGCTCAGCATAGCCCCGTGTTCGAAGCCTTCACGTTGACGATGGTCGAGCGAACCGGCGGAACGATTGGCACGTTCTGTACGCGATGCCATACGCCGATCGGGGTCTCCATCGGCGAAGACGCATCGATGAGGAATGTGCATCGGTCGCGAATTTCCATGGAAGGCGTCACTTGCGTCGTCTGTCATCGACTCGAAAAACCATTCTACAAAGCGAGCGGTCGACTTCCGGTCACTCCCGGGTTGCTCAGAGACGGCTGCATGTACGGTCCGTTCAAGGATTCAGTTGATCCAGATGGATCAGGACACCCCGCGGAAGAGGCAGCCCATCTCACGAAATCGTCGTTCTGTGGCTCCTGTCACGACGTCACGAATCCCGTTGGTGTGCGGCTTGAAGAAGCCTTCAGCGAATGGCAAAACAGCCCGGCTGCAAAACAGGGAATCTCTTGTCAAGATTGCCACATGGGCCCGATCCCGGGAGTTCCGGTGAAAGCTTGTGACCGGCCATTCGGAAAAGTGGCTGTCGTCCCGGGCATCGATCCTGACATGTTGCCAGATCGACCTCTCTCCAATCACTCATTTGTCGGGCCGGACTATTCGATGCTCCCCGATACAGAGTTTCCGTACAAACTCGATTGGATGTACGAAACAGACTACCGGGACACAAAGAATCTTACGCCGCATCAACGGGAAACATTGACACATCTGCGCGTGCAGAACCGTAAGCAACTTGCCAAAGCCCGAAATCTTCGATTCGAACTTCTCAAGAATGCGGCCGAAATTCGCGTCGAGCATCCGCGAGAAGCAAACCGACATCGAAAAATGAAAGTCCACGTTGACGTCGTCAGCAAAACGGCCGGTCATAACTTCCCGACGGGATTCACTGCCGAGCGCCAAGTTTGGGTCGAACTGATTCTCGTCGATCCGCTTGGACGCACAGTGTTCTCGTCCGGCGATCTGGACTCCAACGGAGATCTTCGTGACGAACATAGCCACGAAGTCGAAGCGGGGCACCTTCACTGGGATCGCCATCTGTTGAATTTTCAGAGCAAATTCACGCTGCTTACCGTTCAGGGGACCGAACGTTCCGTCATCATCCCGGTCAATCGAGATTTGACGCCGATTAATGTTGTTCGTCCCAATCCGGCTCCAGCCCAGTCGTTTGGTCGCCCGGCAGATTTTCGAGTTGCGAAGGCGAGTTTGCCTCCACTCGACACGATGGGGAACACGTATCCGATACGCTTAGGAGACTGCGCAGGGCCACACCGCTTACGCGTGCGTTTGAATTACCGAAATCTTCCCCCTGCCCTGTTCGACAAGATTGGGATTCCACATTTGAAGCATCTCATTGAGACCGTTGTGATTGATGAATACGAGAGTGTGATCGACGTTCGTTGA
- a CDS encoding hemolysin family protein, which translates to MMSLLVFYALLAIGFSFFCSVAEAVLLSVTPSYIATLKEQGKSSALLLEKLKANVDRPLAAILSLNTVAHTVGAAGVGAQAAEIWGMETGGGHAVGWASAVMTLAILVLSEIIPKTLGAVYWRSLAAPIAMLTNWLIWILYPLVLLSEVLTRLIAGSDRQEIVTRAEVAAMAAISAQGGHIDPSESRILANLFKLQKLTAEDVMTPRTVIRAFPESMTVAEVLAKHPNLSVSRIPIYEGSIDGITGFVLKSEILLAQANDQPETPLSKLKRPLRSVSATTQLSELFDLLLNERSQIAIVVDQFGGTDGLVTMEDVIETLLGMEIVDEMDRTDDMQRLARKQWEKRAKEMGLDAEPITAKPTPETDDHSK; encoded by the coding sequence ATGATGTCACTTCTTGTTTTCTACGCGCTGCTTGCAATTGGCTTCTCCTTCTTTTGTTCCGTCGCGGAGGCCGTTCTCCTCAGCGTGACTCCCAGCTATATCGCGACGCTCAAGGAACAGGGAAAAAGTTCTGCCCTGTTACTCGAAAAGCTGAAGGCCAATGTCGATCGCCCTCTCGCTGCGATTCTGTCTCTCAATACCGTCGCTCATACTGTGGGAGCTGCGGGGGTTGGAGCTCAGGCTGCCGAAATCTGGGGGATGGAAACAGGCGGAGGACACGCAGTCGGCTGGGCATCGGCTGTGATGACTCTAGCCATTCTGGTTCTGTCCGAAATCATTCCGAAGACACTCGGGGCTGTGTACTGGAGAAGCCTGGCTGCTCCGATTGCGATGCTGACCAACTGGCTGATCTGGATTCTCTATCCTCTGGTTCTTCTGTCGGAAGTTCTAACACGACTGATTGCGGGCTCGGACCGTCAGGAAATCGTCACGCGGGCCGAAGTCGCAGCCATGGCAGCGATCAGTGCTCAGGGAGGACATATCGATCCCAGCGAATCACGAATTCTGGCGAATCTGTTCAAGCTGCAGAAGTTGACTGCGGAGGACGTCATGACGCCCAGAACCGTGATTCGAGCATTTCCGGAGTCCATGACTGTCGCGGAAGTGCTGGCCAAGCATCCGAATCTGTCCGTGTCGAGAATTCCCATCTACGAAGGGTCGATCGACGGCATTACAGGTTTCGTTCTGAAGTCAGAGATTCTGCTCGCTCAGGCCAACGATCAACCAGAGACTCCTCTCAGTAAGCTCAAACGTCCTCTGCGGTCGGTCAGCGCGACGACTCAACTCTCTGAGTTGTTTGATCTGCTGCTCAATGAGCGGTCACAGATTGCAATTGTGGTCGATCAGTTCGGAGGCACGGATGGACTCGTCACGATGGAAGATGTGATCGAAACGCTCCTCGGTATGGAGATTGTCGACGAAATGGACCGGACCGACGACATGCAGCGGCTTGCGCGAAAGCAATGGGAGAAACGAGCTAAAGAGATGGGGCTCGATGCGGAACCGATCACAGCAAAGCCAACACCCGAGACCGATGATCACTCCAAGTAG
- a CDS encoding helix-turn-helix transcriptional regulator translates to MSTPIEGNQVRGHLETMILSILESEAAHGFEVVKRLCAAGNGALELKEGTVYPVLYRLEDAGLIRSKWEKETTGRRGPRRKIYQLTKRGERQLNAGRAQWKSFVETIGPIVGGVA, encoded by the coding sequence ATGTCGACGCCGATTGAAGGCAACCAAGTCCGTGGACATTTGGAGACGATGATTCTGTCGATCCTCGAATCCGAAGCCGCTCACGGGTTCGAAGTCGTCAAGCGGCTTTGTGCCGCCGGGAATGGGGCCCTTGAACTGAAAGAAGGCACAGTTTATCCCGTTCTATATCGCCTCGAAGATGCTGGGCTGATTCGTTCGAAGTGGGAGAAGGAGACCACCGGTCGACGCGGCCCGCGAAGGAAGATTTATCAATTGACCAAACGGGGTGAACGGCAATTGAACGCCGGTCGCGCTCAGTGGAAGTCGTTCGTCGAAACAATCGGTCCAATCGTGGGAGGTGTCGCATGA
- a CDS encoding sulfotransferase, with translation MREFNKIHVIALPRCATVSMAEGLGALGISVAHLGKIFGEQSPHHHDSKRLIRMHEQIVRQDYNLDILSECDGLADYPVCIPEVFEALDQQFPNSLFINVRRDENLQSWLQSAEKQFIGLRLLKTGDGATEEDRQFADAMADFRRMTFGQSEFDPEAFLKAYHRHQDCVRNYFSGREDQLLDIPDVGLLRENGFNLLCGFLKCDTKQILFPQKNDHSVAPQQAFFDALKEGKIDSKTGLRPS, from the coding sequence ATGCGTGAGTTCAACAAGATCCATGTCATCGCACTCCCACGCTGCGCGACTGTCTCGATGGCAGAAGGACTCGGAGCGCTGGGAATCTCGGTCGCACACCTGGGGAAAATCTTCGGCGAGCAGTCACCACATCATCACGACTCGAAGCGTCTCATTCGAATGCACGAGCAGATTGTCAGGCAGGACTACAATCTCGACATTCTGAGTGAGTGCGATGGGCTCGCTGATTATCCCGTCTGTATTCCCGAGGTTTTCGAAGCGCTCGATCAGCAGTTTCCGAACAGCTTGTTCATCAATGTTCGTCGTGATGAAAATCTGCAATCGTGGCTGCAATCAGCGGAGAAGCAGTTTATCGGGCTGCGACTGCTGAAAACCGGCGACGGAGCGACCGAAGAAGACCGACAGTTTGCCGATGCGATGGCGGACTTTCGTCGAATGACGTTCGGGCAAAGTGAATTCGATCCCGAAGCCTTCTTGAAGGCTTATCATCGTCATCAGGATTGCGTCCGAAACTATTTCTCAGGGCGTGAAGATCAACTGCTCGACATTCCCGATGTCGGTCTCTTGCGCGAGAACGGTTTCAACCTGTTGTGCGGGTTCCTGAAGTGCGACACGAAACAGATCCTGTTCCCTCAGAAAAACGATCACAGTGTCGCGCCCCAGCAGGCATTCTTTGATGCTCTGAAGGAAGGCAAAATCGATTCCAAGACGGGGCTGCGACCCTCTTGA
- a CDS encoding type VI secretion system tube protein Hcp — protein sequence MAAFMKLGDIKGEATDNDHKDWIIIQSMSSPIYRSIPEGAKDSQRTKGETTLGDVVVVRELDKSSTKLQEACANGTFFSEVDIHFCTTVKNKQEPYLTYKLKDVVVTSYGFHGNAAGDPLPSEEITLGYTEVEWTYITVDPKTGDKKGNVPAKYNPGKGAS from the coding sequence ATGGCTGCTTTCATGAAACTTGGCGACATCAAAGGCGAAGCAACAGACAACGATCACAAAGATTGGATTATCATTCAGTCGATGAGTTCACCGATCTATCGCTCGATCCCAGAAGGTGCCAAAGACTCTCAGCGAACAAAAGGGGAAACCACCCTCGGAGACGTTGTTGTCGTTCGCGAACTCGACAAGTCATCCACCAAACTTCAGGAAGCTTGTGCGAACGGAACCTTCTTCAGTGAAGTGGACATTCACTTCTGTACGACCGTCAAGAACAAGCAGGAACCTTACCTGACTTACAAACTCAAAGACGTCGTCGTCACAAGCTACGGATTCCACGGAAACGCTGCCGGTGATCCACTTCCAAGCGAAGAAATCACACTCGGATACACCGAAGTCGAATGGACCTACATCACTGTCGATCCAAAGACTGGCGACAAGAAGGGCAACGTCCCTGCGAAGTACAACCCAGGAAAAGGAGCTTCGTAA
- a CDS encoding EF-hand domain-containing protein, with protein MSQLRLALLSLVFVGIATSLYAAEEKKADAKKADPEKVFKRLDKNADGSLTWEEFKVRPSKTEKTAEETKKQETRLKTLFARMDQDKDKKVTLEEYKKPAPAKKKKKAAAE; from the coding sequence ATGAGTCAATTGCGCCTCGCACTGCTGAGCCTGGTTTTCGTGGGTATTGCGACTTCGCTTTACGCGGCTGAAGAAAAGAAAGCCGACGCCAAGAAAGCTGATCCAGAAAAAGTCTTCAAACGACTCGACAAGAACGCAGACGGCAGTCTGACTTGGGAAGAGTTCAAAGTTCGTCCTTCGAAGACAGAAAAAACTGCTGAAGAGACCAAGAAGCAGGAAACACGGCTCAAAACACTCTTTGCCCGTATGGATCAGGACAAAGACAAGAAAGTGACTCTGGAAGAGTACAAGAAACCAGCACCAGCAAAGAAAAAGAAAAAAGCTGCCGCTGAGTAA